The following proteins are encoded in a genomic region of Pectinophora gossypiella chromosome 6, ilPecGoss1.1, whole genome shotgun sequence:
- the LOC126367700 gene encoding splicing factor 3B subunit 1 → MDKIPRTHEAIEAQIREIQSKKNELPENGANNKGVSLGDASYYDSDIYDNAGQGGKSRYDGYVTSIAANDEVEDEDVENVPISQKRPGYTAPASLLNDIAQSDKDYDPFADKRRPTIADREDDYRQKRRRLIISPPRMDPFAEGGKTPDVGSRTYTEIMKEQYLRAEETELRKKLLEKAREGTLKPVAQSNGEAAKPAQKRKGRWDQSSDETPVAKKVVSSTPSSQATPSWDQERGAWEETPGAGARGGETPGATPSARVWDATPGHLTPGHATPGRETPAQHTSRRNRWDETPKTDRETPGHNSGWAETPRTDRGAGVDTIQETPTPGTKRRSRWDETPGATPAAATPTPSHATPSHATPSHATPSHATPTPHTPVFTPGGSTPVGVKAMGMATPTPGHIAAMTPEQLQAYRWEKEIDERNRPYTDEELDAMFPAGYKVLPPPAGYVPIRTPARKLTATPTPLAGTPIGFFMQTEEMGGSAAAAARLLDPQPKGSQQLPFMKPEDAQYFDKLLIDVDEDTLSPEELKERKIMKLLLKIKNGTPPMCKAALRQITDKAREFGAGPLFNQILPLLMSPTLEDQERHLLVKVIDRILYKLDDLVRPYVHKILVVIEPLLIDEDYYARVEGREIISNLAKAAGLATMISTMRPDIDNIDEYVRNTTARAFAVVASALGIPSLLPFLKAVCRSKKSWQARHTGIKIVQQIAILMGCAILPHLKSLVEIIEHGLVDEQQKVRTITALASAALAEAATPYGIESFDSVLKPLWKGIRTHRGKGLAAFLKAIGYLIPLMDAEYANYYTREVMLILIREFQSPDEEMKKIVLKVVKQCCGTDGVEPQYIMDEILPHFFKHFWNHRMALDRRNYRQLVDTTVEIANKVGASEIINRIVDDLKDDNEQYRKMVMESIEKILANLGAADIDSKLEEALIDGILYAFQEQTTEDVVMLNGFGTIVNQLGKRVKPYLPQICGIILWRMNNKSAKVRQQAADLISRIAVVMKTCQEEKLMGHLGVVLYEYLGEEYPEVLGSILGALKAIVNVIGMTKMTPPIKDLLPRLTPILKNRHEKVQENCIDLVGRIADRGPEFVSAREWMRICFELLELLKAHKKAIRRATVNTFGYIAKAIGPHDVLATLLNNLKVQERQNRVCTTVAIAIVAETCSPFTVLPALMNEYRVPELNVQNGVLKSLSFLFEYIGEMGKDYIYAVCPLLEDALMDRDLVHRQTACAAIKHMALGVFGFGCEDALVHLLNHVWPNIFETSPHLVQAFMDAVEGMRVALGPIKILQYALQGLFHPARKVRDVYWKIYNTLYIGGQDALVAGYPRIQNDPNNHYIRYELDYML, encoded by the exons ATGGATAAAATACCTAGGACGCACGAag CAATTGAAGCCCAAATAAGGGAGATTCAGTCAAAGAAAAATGAGCTACCAGAAAATGGCGCCAATAATAAAGGTGTCTCGCTTGGGGATGCGTCCTACTACGATAGTGATATTTATGACAATGCTGGGCAAGGCGGCAAATCGCGGTATGATGGCTATGTAACGTCCATTGCTGCTAACGACGAGGTAGAAGATGAAGATGTCGAGAATGTGCCTATTTCTCAGAAGAGACCTGGATATACAGCACCAGCCTCACTACTCAATGATATTGCACAG agTGACAAGGATTATGACCCCTTCGCAGATAAAAGGAGGCCAACCATCGCAGATAGAGAAGATGATTATCGTCAAAAGAGGCGCAGGTTAATTATATCACCACCTCGTATGGACCCTTTTGCTGAAG GTGGCAAGACACCAGATGTTGGATCCAGGACATACACAGAAATTATGAAAGAGCAATATCTCCGTGCAGAGGAAACTGAA cTAAGAAAAAAACTTCTAGAAAAAGCAAGGGAGGGTACTTTGAAGCCAGTGGCACAATCTAATGGAGAAGCAGCCAAACCAGCTCAGAAGCGCAAGGGACGCTGGGATCAGAGCTCTGATGAGACACCGGTTGCTAAGAAGGTTGTTTCATCCACACCTAGCTCTCAAGCTACACCTTCCTGGGATCAAGAG aGAGGTGCTTGGGAAGAAACCCCAGGGGCGGGCGCTCGCGGTGGTGAGACCCCGGGTGCTACGCCCTCCGCCCGCGTGTGGGACGCCACCCCCGGACACCTCACGCCTGGACATGCCACGCCCGGTCGGGAGACTCCGGCGCAACACACCTCCAGGCGAAACCGTTGGGATGAGACACCAAAGACAGATAGGG AAACCCCTGGCCACAACAGCGGGTGGGCGGAGACCCCTCGCACGGACCGCGGCGCCGGCGTGGACACGATCCAGGAAACGCCGACGCCGGGCACCAAGCGGCGCTCGCGCTGGGACGAGACGCCCGGCGCTACGCCCGCCGCCGCTACGCCCACGCCCTCGCACGCCACGCCTTCGCACGCGACGCCCTCACACGCCACGCCCTCGCatgccacccctacgccgcatACGCCTGTTTTCACACCAGGAGGG tctacaCCGGTGGGAGTGAAAGCCATGGGTATGGCGACGCCGACGCCCGGGCACATCGCCGCCATGACGCCGGAGCAGCTGCAAGCTTACCGCTGGGAGAAGGAAATAGACGAGCGCAACAGACCTTACACCGATGAAGAACTTGATGCCATGTTCCCTGCTGGGTACAAGGTTTTGCCTCCCCCGGCCG GTTACGTTCCGATTCGGACGCCCGCTCGTAAGCTGACCGCAACGCCTACACCGTTGGCTGGTACCCCAATCGGCTTTTTCATGCAGACGGAGGAAATGGGAGGGTCCGCGGCTGCGGCGGCGCGGCTCCTCGACCCGCAGCCCAAGGGTAGCCAGCAGCTGCCATTCATGAAGCCAGAAGACGCACAGTACTTTGATAAACTGCTTATTGACGTCGATGAAGACACCCTCTCTCCCGAGGAACTCAAAGAGAGGAAAATTATGAAACTGTTGCTCAAAATTAAG AACGGAACTCCTCCGATGTGCAAGGCGGCGCTCCGTCAGATCACGGACAAGGCGCGCGAGTTCGGGGCGGGGCCGCTCTTCAACCAAATCCTGCCACTGCTCATGAGCCCCACACTCGAAGATCAAGAACGTCACTTGCTCGTCAAAGTTATCGACAGGATTCTCTATAAACTGGACGATTTAGTACGGCCTTACGTGCACAAA ATTCTGGTGGTGATCGAGCCTTTACTCATCGACGAAGACTACTACGCCCGCGTGGAGGGTCGCGAGATTATCTCCAACCTAGCGAAGGCGGCCGGCCTGGCCACTATGATCTCCACGATGAGGCCCGACATCGACAACATCGACGAATACGTCAGAAACACCACCGCCAGGGCCTTTGCTGTCGTCGCCTCTGCTTTAG GTATACCATCACTCCTGCCGTTCTTGAAGGCCGTGTGCCGTTCGAAGAAGTCTTGGCAGGCGCGACACACCGGCATCAAGATCGTGCAACAGATTGCCATCCTGATGGGGTGCGCCATCCTCCCGCATCTCAAGTCCTTGGTTGAGATCATTGAACACG GTCTCGTTGACGAACAGCAGAAAGTCCGTACGATCACTGCTTTGGCCAGCGCCGCTCTCGCCGAAGCCGCCACCCCTTACGGTATCGAGTCATTCGACTCTGTGCTCAAGCCGTTGTGGAAGGGTATCCGCACGCACCGTGGTAAAGGTCTCGCCGCTTTCCTGAAGGCCATTGGCTACCTCATCCCGCTCATGGACGCTGAATACGCCAACTACTACACAAGAGAAGTGATGCTCATTCTCATCCGTGAATTCCAGTCGCCTGACGAGGAAATGAAGAAGATTGTGTTGAAG GTAGTGAAGCAGTGTTGCGGCACCGACGGCGTGGAGCCGCAGTACATAATGGACGAGATTCTCCCGCACTTCTTCAAGCACTTCTGGAACCACCGCATGGCGCTCGACCGACGCAACTACCGGCAACTGGTCGACACCACTGTCGAAATTGCTAACAAA GTTGGAGCGTCAGAGATCATAAACAGAATCGTAGATGACCTGAAGGACGACAATGAGCAATACAGAAAGATGGTGATGGAGTCCATCGAGAAGATCCTCGCGAACCTGGGCGCCGCTGACATCGACTCCAAGCTTGAAGAAGCACTTATTGACGGCATACTCTATGCATTCCAAGAACAGACCACTGAG GATGTGGTGATGCTGAACGGGTTCGGTACGATAGTGAACCAGCTCGGGAAGCGTGTGAAGCCGTACCTGCCTCAGATCTGCGGTATCATCCTGTGGCGCATGAACAACAAGTCGGCAAAGGTGCGCCAGCAGGCCGCCGACCTCATCTCCCGCATCGCCGTCGTCATGAAGACTTGCCAGGAG GAAAAATTGATGGGGCATTTGGGTGTAGTCTTATACGAGTACTTGGGTGAAGAGTATCCCGAAGTGCTGGGTTCGATTCTTGGAGCTTTGAAGGCGATCGTGAACGTTATCGGCATGACAAAAATGACGCCACCCATCAAAGATCTCTTACCTAGACTGACGCCGATTCTAAAGAACAG GCACGAGAAAGTGCAGGAGAACTGCATCGACCTGGTGGGCCGTATCGCGGACAGAGGTCCGGAGTTCGTCTCCGCCAGGGAGTGGATGAGGATATGTTTCGAACTGCTAGAGCTGCTGAAAGCACACAAGAAGGCCATCAGAAGAGCTACCGTCAACACGTTCGGTTACATCGCCAAAGCTATCGGTCCACACGACGTGTTAGCCACGCTGCTCAACAACTTGAAAGTACAGGAACGACAGAACAG AGTATGTACAACAGTGGCCATCGCTATCGTAGCGGAGACATGCTCGCCCTTCACGGTGTTGCCAGCTCTAATGAACGAGTACAGAGTGCCAGAACTGAACGTGCAGAATGGCGTGCTCAAGTCTCTGTCTTTCCTTTTCGAATATATCGGCGAGATGGGCAAGGATTACATCTACGCCGTGTGCCCGCTGCTAGAAGACGCACTTATGGACAG agatttgGTCCATCGACAAACAGCATGCGCAGCAATAAAGCACATGGCGCTGGGAGTGTTCGGGTTCGGTTGCGAAGACGCGCTGGTGCATCTTCTGAACCACGTGTGGCCGAACATATTCGAGACCTCGCCACATCTGGTGCAAGCCTTCATGGACGCCGTCGAGGGCATGCGCGTCGCACTGGGGCCCATCAAGATACTGCAATATGCTTTACAG GGATTGTTCCACCCCGCGAGGAAGGTCCGCGACGTGTACTGGAAGATCTACAACACGCTCTATATCGGCGGACAAGACGCGCTCGTCGCCGGCTACCCGCGGATACAGAACGACCCCAACAACCACTACATTAGATACGAACTAGACTACATGTTGTAA